The proteins below come from a single Podarcis muralis chromosome 8, rPodMur119.hap1.1, whole genome shotgun sequence genomic window:
- the VCPIP1 gene encoding deubiquitinating protein VCPIP1, with translation MSQPPQQHPPQQEQQPVAAPVSKKRDRRIFSGTCPDPKCQARLFFPAHGPLSSGSIECTDCGQRHEQRQLLAVEEVTDPDLVLHNLLRNALLGVSGAGPPRKNTELVKVMGLSNYHCKLLSPILARYGMDKQTGKAKLLTEMNQGDIFDCALLGDRAFLIEPEHVDTVGYGKDRSGSLLYLHDTLEDIKKANNSQECLIPVHVDGDGHCLVHAISRALVGRELFWHALRENLKKHFRENLSRYKALFHDFIDAAEWEDIINECDPLFVPPEGVPMGLRNIHIFGLANVLHRPIILLDSLSGMRSSGDYSATFLPGLIPEEKCMGKDGMLNKPLCIAWSSSGRNHYIPLVGIKGAALPQLPMKLLPKAWGVPQDLIKKYIKLEDDGSCVIGGDRSLQDKYLMRLVAAMEEVFMDKHGIHPSLVADVHQYFYRRTGVIGVQPEDVTAAAKKAVVDNRLHKCLICGALSELHVAPEWLAPGGKLYNLAKSTHGQLRPDKNYSFPLNNLVCAYNPVKDVLVPDYNLSNLTVCNWCHGTLVRRVRNDGSVVYLDGDRTNTRSTGGKCGCGFKHYWEDKEYDNLPEAFPITLEWGGRVVRETVYWFQYESDPSLNSNVYDVAMKLVTKHFPGEFGSEILVQKVVNTILHQTAKKNPDDYTPVNIDGAHARRVDDVQQGQDLESQLPTKIILTGQKTKTLHREELNMSKTERTIQQNIAEQAPIMQKRKTEKLKQAQKVPPRTSSPGSVPDGPSSAPATPTKTPYSPTSTKEKKIRITTNDGRQAMLTLKSTTTFLELQESIAREFNIPPHLQCIRVGFPPKELLPPKEGQENEPVPLLHGDRVTIEILKGKEESSQTASVHSAHAVKLDDVAVTSKIASKEIQEQIDKEMYSLCLLATFMGEDVWSYAKGLPHLFHQGGVFYNIMKKTMGLADGRHCTFPHLPGKTFVYNAAEDRVELCVDVAGHFPVGADVEDLVKEALSQVRAEASSRSREASPSHGLLKLGSGGVVKKKSEQLHNITAFQGKGHSLGSAAGSQSLHQRAREAPLLRKQSTSTDFSPSSAKSESSVYTGDSGNSELIRIAPGVGTMRDSRQLDPNLIEAQRKKLQEMVSSIQASMDRHMRDQNTEQSATQDFSQRKLEAASPSIKTRSPQTGLSESFSLSSGSGHLNAETTDSNMSNAVGTTFSTRSKAQKGNSVEEPEEMDSQDAEITNTSEPMDHS, from the exons ATGTCTCAGCCGCCTCAGCAACATCCGcctcagcaggagcagcagccggTGGCCGCGCCGGTCTCGAAGAAGAGGGACCGGAGGATCTTCTCGGGGACTTGCCCGGATCCCAAGTGCCAGGCGCGGCTGTTCTTCCCGGCGCACGGGCCTCTGAGCAGCGGGAGCATCGAGTGCACGGACTGCGGGCAGCGCCATGAGCAGCGGCAACTGCTGGCGGTGGAGGAGGTGACGGACCCGGACTTGGTGCTGCACAACTTGCTGCGGAACGCGCTGCTGGGGGTGAGCGGGGCGGGGCCCCCCAGGAAGAACACCGAGTTGGTGAAAGTCATGGGCCTGTCCAACTACCACTGCAAGCTGCTGTCTCCCATCTTGGCCCGCTATGGCATGGACAAGCAGACGGGCAAGGCCAAGCTCCTGACCGAGATGAACCAGGGGGATATCTTTGACTGCGCTCTTCTGGGCGACCGTGCCTTCCTCATTGAGCCTGAGCATGTCGACACGGTAGGGTATGGCAAAGACCGCTCCGGCAGCCTTCTCTACTTGCACGACACCTTGGAGGATATCAAGAAGGCCAACAACAGCCAGGAGTGCCTCATCCCGGTCCACGTGGATGGGGATGGCCATTGCTTGGTGCACGCAATCTCCCGGGCGCTGGTGGGCAGGGAGCTGTTCTGGCACGCTTTGCGGGAGAATCTCAAGAAGCACTTTAGGGAGAATCTCAGCCGCTACAAAGCTCTCTTTCATGACTTCATTGATGCGGCAGAATGGGAAGACATCATAAACGAATGTGATCCTTTGTTTGTTCCCCCAGAGGGTGTACCAATGGGCCTTCGAAACATCCACATATTTGGATTGGCCAATGTGCTGCACCGGCCCATCATCCTCTTGGATTCCCTGAGCGGAATGCGTAGTTCAGGAGACTACTCTGCCACTTTTCTACCTGGATTGATACCAGAAGAAAAATGCATGGGAAAAGATGGCATGTTGAACAAACCTCTCTGTATTGCCTGGAGTAGTTCTGGCCGTAACCATTATATTCCTCTGGTTGGGATAAAAGGTGCTGCTTTGCCTCAATTGCCTATGAAATTACTTCCTAAAGCTTGGGGAGTACCTCAGGACCTTATTAAAAAATACATCAAATTGGAAGATGATGGTAGTTGTGTGATTGGGGGTGACAGAAGTTTGCAAGACAAATATTTGATGAGGTTGGTTGCTGCCATGGAAGAGGTTTTCATGGATAAGCATGGCATTCATCCCAGTTTAGTAGCTGATGTACACCAGTATTTCTATAGAAGGACTGGTGTAATAGGAGTTCAGCCTGAAGATGTCACAGCAGCTGCTAAAAAGGCAGTGGTGGACAACCGCCTTCACAAGTGTCTCATTTGTGGTGCCCTTTCAGAACTTCATGTTGCTCCTGAGTGGTTGGCTCCTGGAGGGAAACTGTATAATTTGGCAAAAAGTACCCATGGCCAGCTAAGGCCTGATAAAAATTATAGTTTCCCTCTTAACAATTTGGTATGTGCCTATAATCCAGTTAAGGATGTACTTGTACCTGATTATAACTTGAGTAATTTGACTGTCTGTAACTGGTGCCATGGAACATTGGTGCGTCGTGTCAGAAATGATGGTTCTGTTGTGTATTTGGATGGGGACAGAACTAATACCAGATCGACAGGTGGTAAATGTGGTTGTGGATTCAAGCATTATTGGGAAGATAAGGAGTATGACAATCTCCCTGAAGCTTTCCCAATTACTCTAGAGTGGGGTGGGAGAGTGGTGAGAGAGACGGTATACTGGTTTCAGTATGAAAGTGATCCTTCTCTAAACAGCAATGTGTATGATGTTGCAATGAAACTTGTTACCAAGCATTTTCCTGGAGAATTTGGCAGTGAGATTCTTGTCCAGAAAGTTGTCAATACCATTCTACATCAAACAGCCAAAAAGAACCCTGATGATTATACGCCTGTAAACATTGATGGTGCTCATGCCCGAAGAGTTGATGATGTGCAGCAAGGACAAGACTTGGAATCTCAACTTCCAACCAAAATAATTCTTACTggtcagaaaacaaaaacattgcaCAGGGAAGAGCTAAATATGAGTAAAACTGAAAGAACTATTCAGCAAAACATTGCAGAACAGGCACCTATAATGCAGAAACGCAAAACAGAAAAATTGAAACAAGCACAAAAAGTGCCACCTAGAACATCTTCCCCAGGTTCTGTTCCTGATGGGCCATCTTCTGCACCTGCTACACCTACAAAGACTCCTTATTCCCCAACATctacaaaagagaagaaaatacgCATAACAACAAATGATGGGCGGCAGGCCATGCTCACTTTGAAATCCACAACCACATTTCTAGAACTGCAAGAAAGCATCGCTAGAGAATTTAATATTCCTCCCCATTTGCAATGTATTCGAGTTGGCTTTCCTCCCAAAGAGCTTTTGCCACCCAAAGAAGGGCAGGAAAATGAACCTGTTCCTCTACTGCATGGTGACAGAGTAACTATAGAGATTCTCAAAGGCAAGGAGGAGAGCAGCCAGACCGCTTCAGTTCACTCGGCCCATGCTGTGAAACTTGATGATGTTGCTGTTACTAGTAAAATTGCTTCCAAGGAAATCCAAGAACAAATCGACAAGGAAATGTACTCTCTGTGTCTTCTAGCAACATTTATGG GAGAAGATGTCTGGTCTTATGCAAAAGGACTTCCTCACTTGTTCCATCAGGGTGGTGTGTTCTACAATATAATGAAGAAAACAATGG GTCTGGCTGATGGTAGGCATTGTACTTTTCCACACTTGCCTGGTAAGACCTTTGTGTACAATGCAGCAGAAGATAGAGTGGAACTTTGTGTGGATGTTGCTGGGCATTTTCCTGTGGGCGCCGATGTTGAAGACTTGGTTAAGGAGGCCCTAAGCCAAGTGCGAGCAGAAGCTTCTTCAAGAAGCCGGGAAGCAAGTCCTTCACATGGACTCCTAAAGTTAGGTAGCGGTGGCGTAGTTAAAAAGAAGTCAGAGCAACTTCACAATATAACAGCGTTTCAAGGGAAAGGCCATTCATTAGGAAGTGCAGCTGGTAGCCAATCACTTCATCAAAGAGCTAGGGAAGCTCCACTGTTAAGAAAGCAAAGCACAAGCACAGACTTCAGTCCAAGTTCTGCTAAATCTGAGTCTTCAGTGTACACAGGTGATTCTGGAAACAGTGAGCTAATACGGATAGCTCCTGGAGTAGGAACCATGAGAGACAGCAGGCAGCTTGATCCTAATTTGATTGAGGCACAACGGAAAAAATTGCAGGAAATGGTTTCTTCGATTCAGGCTTCAATGGACAGACACATGCGGGATCAGAATACAGAGCAGTCGGCGACACAAGACTTCTCTCAAAGGAAACTGGAAGCCGCAAGTCCATCTATTAAAACAAGGAGCCCTCAGACTGGTTTGTCTGAATCCTTTTCTTTATCAAGTGGCAGCGGACATCTGAATGCAGAAACAACTGACAGTAACATGTCAAATGCAGTGGGAACAACATTCTCCACAAGATCAAAAGCACAGAAGGGAAATTCTGTGGAAGAGCCTGAAGAGATGGATAGTCAAGATGCAGAAATCACTAATACATCTGAGCCAATGGATCATTCATGA